A window of Haliscomenobacter hydrossis DSM 1100 contains these coding sequences:
- a CDS encoding ABC transporter ATP-binding protein produces the protein MTISNLFRHLYPFVKPYRKLLLATLFLTAIGSLAAQVNALILRYTVDHVNELLLANKTLKDGIKLLTFISIVLIGKELIYSLVQFGQKFYGEKLRIFISRDLSQAIVEKILSYRLAYYTSTENESGKLQTRIDLGVSSLTRLVQNFFIDILPLFANSLVALVFMFFANFYVGLVGLGIIPIYFYISQLQAKKLSGFRRRMRTYRENKNNGIISLIESITVIKSFVREPLEAEKHKAMQFDMTENQMQTRQLSFVFDSIKSFVEQNGVVFIIILTAYFVLNGTMSIGAIMFHILLFNNVSAPIRQLHRIYDEVNDALINSEGFFDILEADQEKEPSGQFIPTQLKGDFELKNVDFFYPNGTQALKNVSMSIQPNKITALVGLSGAGKSTLINLLDKFYEPSSGEIILDGVNLNAYHTPSLRHKIGLVLQKNHIFKGTIAENIRYGNLNASNEEVEDAARKAYIHEQIVQMPQGYNSNANLLSGGQQQRIAIARLFLKDPAIIFLDEPTANLDAIATEQIKKSLDAIKKDRTVIIISHSISQIIDADTIIVMDNGQVVEQGLHEELYDKQGTYFRIFNAMANSLNIEKIAKTLN, from the coding sequence ATGACCATCTCCAACTTATTTCGCCACCTTTATCCCTTTGTCAAGCCTTATCGAAAACTCCTGCTGGCGACTTTGTTCCTTACCGCCATTGGTTCATTGGCGGCACAAGTCAATGCCCTGATCCTGCGCTACACCGTAGATCATGTCAACGAGCTGCTGCTGGCAAACAAGACCTTGAAGGATGGTATAAAACTGCTGACCTTCATCAGCATTGTGCTGATTGGCAAAGAGTTGATTTATTCTTTGGTGCAATTTGGTCAAAAATTTTACGGCGAAAAGCTGCGCATCTTCATTTCCAGAGACTTGTCGCAAGCCATTGTGGAAAAAATCCTTTCCTACCGCCTGGCTTATTACACGTCTACCGAGAATGAAAGTGGAAAACTTCAAACCCGCATTGATTTAGGCGTCAGCAGTTTGACGCGTTTGGTACAGAATTTTTTCATCGACATCTTGCCGCTGTTTGCCAACTCGCTGGTAGCGCTTGTATTTATGTTTTTTGCCAATTTCTACGTGGGCCTCGTAGGCTTGGGCATCATTCCTATTTATTTCTACATCAGTCAGTTACAAGCCAAAAAACTGAGCGGTTTCAGAAGAAGAATGCGCACCTATCGGGAAAATAAAAACAACGGCATCATCAGCTTGATCGAGTCCATTACCGTCATCAAATCCTTTGTACGTGAACCCCTGGAAGCCGAAAAGCACAAAGCCATGCAATTTGACATGACCGAAAACCAGATGCAAACCCGGCAACTGAGCTTTGTATTTGATAGCATCAAAAGTTTTGTGGAACAAAATGGGGTGGTTTTTATCATCATTTTAACCGCCTATTTTGTGCTGAACGGCACCATGTCCATTGGGGCGATCATGTTTCACATCCTGCTGTTCAACAATGTGTCTGCCCCGATCCGTCAGTTGCACCGCATTTATGACGAAGTCAACGACGCCCTGATCAACTCCGAAGGTTTTTTTGACATTTTGGAGGCCGATCAGGAAAAAGAACCGAGTGGCCAATTCATTCCTACTCAATTGAAAGGGGATTTTGAGCTAAAAAATGTCGATTTTTTCTACCCCAATGGCACCCAGGCCTTAAAAAACGTGAGCATGTCCATCCAGCCCAACAAAATTACGGCGTTGGTTGGTTTGAGCGGGGCTGGCAAAAGCACCTTGATCAATTTATTGGATAAATTTTATGAACCCTCCTCCGGGGAAATCATCCTGGACGGGGTCAATCTAAACGCATACCACACCCCTTCCCTGCGCCATAAAATTGGGCTGGTTTTGCAAAAAAACCACATTTTTAAAGGCACCATTGCGGAAAATATCCGCTACGGCAACCTCAATGCCAGCAACGAAGAGGTTGAAGACGCTGCACGGAAAGCCTACATTCACGAACAAATTGTACAAATGCCCCAGGGGTACAATTCCAATGCGAATTTATTATCCGGTGGGCAGCAACAAAGAATCGCCATCGCCCGGCTTTTTTTAAAAGACCCGGCCATCATTTTTTTGGACGAACCCACGGCAAACCTGGACGCCATTGCGACTGAACAAATCAAAAAAAGCCTGGACGCCATCAAAAAAGACCGCACGGTCATCATCATTTCGCACAGCATTTCCCAAATCATCGATGCCGATACCATCATCGTGATGGACAATGGCCAAGTGGTGGAGCAAGGTTTGCATGAAGAATTGTATGACAAACAAGGCACTTATTTTCGTATATTTAACGCCATGGCGAATTCCCTAAACATCGAAAAAATTGCCAAAACCCTCAATTGA
- a CDS encoding cation-translocating P-type ATPase, with the protein MTSFHTQTATQTLELLHTELNGLSAAEVVNRQNLYGANELVQKKPKPAWLMFLLQFKDFMIIILMVAAIISGMVGEMTDAIIILIIVLLNAVIGFIQEYRAEKAIDALKKMSITTAKIKRGGAVLSLSSVELVPGDVVLLEAGNAIPADLRLLEAYNLRIDESALTGESVPVDKITDTLKTADIPLGDRFNLAYKGTLLTNGRGVGVVTATGMQTELGRIAQLLQGDEADTPLKKRMTVFGKNLTYIILFICVIIFVAGWLRGEDALKMLLISISLAVAAIPEALPALMTIALARGANRMAKKNALVRKLPSVETLGSVSYICSDKTGTLTQNKMKVVNTLSSSPALESTGLSPMLLTMALNHDVQAKAENDVQGDSTEVAIVEAAIQELGFEAFQNLEQRYPRVAELPFDSDRKCMTTVHQFGTQFLVLNKGATESLLPALNSAADQKKLEELSEEWAKQGQRVLAFAYKVIPELPQPFSYETVETEVHFAGVVGIIDPPREEVKVAIVECKAAGINPVMITGDHPSTAAAIAGEIGILQAGDQTLTGVTLAQLSEEAFLDQVENTTVYARVSPDQKLRIVKALQSKGHYTAMTGDGVNDAPSLKAANIGIAMGINGTDVSKEAAHMILLDDNFATIVKAVKEGRRIYDNIRKFIKYIMTCNSAELWTIFLAPLIGLPMPLLPIHILWINLVTDGLPGLALAGEKAEADIMKRKPRGINESIFADGLGYHIIWVGLLMAGVTLGVQAWSIKTGSTHWQTMVFTVLSLSQLGHALAVRGERSFLYQQGLFSNWPLLSAVFFTFLLQLAVVYVPFLNKIFRTQPLSWQELGICVGLAAVVFHAVELEKWVKLVWRKKAATAQL; encoded by the coding sequence ATGACCAGTTTCCATACCCAAACCGCCACCCAAACCCTCGAACTGCTCCATACCGAGCTAAACGGCTTATCCGCTGCGGAAGTCGTCAATCGACAAAATTTGTATGGGGCCAATGAATTGGTTCAGAAAAAACCTAAGCCCGCCTGGCTGATGTTTTTGCTCCAATTCAAAGATTTTATGATCATCATTCTCATGGTGGCGGCCATCATTTCGGGCATGGTGGGGGAAATGACCGATGCCATCATCATCCTGATCATTGTGTTGCTGAATGCGGTCATTGGGTTTATCCAGGAATACCGTGCCGAAAAAGCCATTGACGCCCTGAAAAAAATGAGCATCACCACGGCCAAAATCAAGCGAGGTGGTGCAGTACTTAGCCTTTCTTCGGTTGAACTTGTGCCAGGGGATGTTGTACTGTTGGAAGCGGGCAATGCCATTCCCGCTGATTTACGCCTGTTGGAAGCCTACAACCTGCGCATCGACGAATCGGCGCTTACCGGCGAGTCTGTACCTGTGGATAAAATAACCGATACCCTCAAAACAGCAGATATTCCGCTGGGTGATCGCTTCAACCTGGCCTACAAAGGCACGTTGCTCACCAATGGGCGCGGCGTTGGGGTGGTCACGGCCACGGGCATGCAGACCGAACTGGGGAGAATCGCCCAACTCTTGCAAGGCGATGAAGCCGATACCCCACTGAAAAAACGCATGACAGTTTTTGGTAAAAATCTGACCTACATCATCCTGTTCATTTGTGTCATCATCTTTGTGGCGGGTTGGTTGCGCGGAGAGGATGCCCTAAAAATGCTCTTGATTTCGATTAGTTTGGCCGTAGCCGCCATTCCCGAAGCCCTGCCCGCGCTGATGACCATTGCCCTGGCCCGAGGCGCCAATCGGATGGCCAAAAAGAACGCGCTGGTGCGGAAATTGCCTTCGGTGGAAACCCTGGGATCGGTATCCTACATTTGCAGCGACAAGACGGGGACTTTGACCCAAAACAAAATGAAGGTAGTCAATACCCTTAGCTCCTCCCCTGCCCTCGAATCGACTGGCCTTTCCCCGATGTTGCTCACCATGGCGCTGAACCACGATGTACAGGCCAAAGCTGAAAATGATGTACAAGGCGATTCCACCGAAGTCGCCATAGTGGAAGCCGCCATCCAGGAATTGGGTTTTGAAGCCTTCCAAAACCTGGAGCAGCGTTATCCCCGCGTGGCCGAATTGCCTTTCGATTCTGACCGCAAGTGTATGACCACCGTACACCAATTTGGCACACAGTTTTTGGTGTTGAACAAGGGTGCAACCGAGTCCCTGTTGCCTGCCCTTAACTCGGCTGCAGACCAAAAAAAATTGGAAGAATTGTCGGAAGAATGGGCCAAACAGGGCCAGCGCGTTTTGGCTTTTGCCTACAAAGTCATCCCCGAGCTTCCGCAGCCTTTCTCATACGAAACCGTAGAAACCGAGGTGCATTTTGCCGGAGTAGTAGGCATTATTGACCCCCCACGCGAGGAAGTTAAAGTAGCCATCGTGGAATGTAAAGCAGCAGGCATCAACCCCGTGATGATCACCGGGGACCATCCGTCTACTGCAGCGGCTATTGCCGGGGAAATTGGCATTTTGCAAGCGGGCGATCAAACCCTTACCGGGGTGACCCTGGCTCAACTTTCGGAAGAGGCCTTTCTGGATCAAGTGGAAAACACCACCGTGTACGCCCGGGTATCACCCGATCAAAAACTGCGCATCGTCAAAGCCTTGCAAAGCAAAGGGCACTACACGGCCATGACGGGCGATGGGGTGAATGATGCGCCATCCCTTAAAGCCGCCAACATCGGCATTGCGATGGGCATCAATGGCACTGATGTGAGCAAAGAGGCCGCGCACATGATCTTGCTGGACGACAATTTTGCCACCATTGTCAAAGCGGTCAAAGAAGGCCGCAGGATTTACGACAACATTCGCAAGTTCATCAAGTACATCATGACTTGCAACAGCGCCGAATTGTGGACGATATTTTTGGCTCCATTGATCGGTTTGCCGATGCCACTGTTGCCCATTCACATCTTGTGGATCAACCTGGTTACCGATGGCCTGCCTGGACTAGCCCTGGCCGGAGAAAAAGCGGAAGCCGACATCATGAAGCGGAAGCCAAGAGGGATCAATGAAAGCATCTTTGCCGATGGCTTGGGCTACCACATCATCTGGGTGGGTTTGCTCATGGCGGGTGTCACTTTGGGGGTGCAGGCCTGGAGCATCAAGACAGGCAGTACCCACTGGCAAACGATGGTGTTTACGGTACTTTCCTTGTCGCAATTAGGGCATGCCCTGGCCGTACGCGGGGAACGCAGCTTTTTGTATCAACAAGGTTTATTTTCCAATTGGCCATTGCTCAGCGCGGTATTTTTTACCTTTTTGCTACAATTGGCGGTGGTTTATGTTCCGTTTTTGAACAAAATTTTCCGTACACAGCCCTTGTCCTGGCAAGAGTTGGGAATTTGTGTGGGTCTGGCAGCAGTGGTATTTCATGCCGTGGAGTTGGAAAAATGGGTAAAGCTGGTCTGGAGGAAAAAGGCAGCAACAGCCCAATTATAA
- a CDS encoding peptide ligase PGM1-related protein, translating to MQKETHSDAHYQLLQQRFAAHYEAIFLDDLAEKTIVVIPSLTLDQEILRALRGVQYYEERLLCLLMLLRMPRTRVVFVSSMPIDPCIIDYYLHLLPGITGFHARERLTLLSCYDASKISLTEKILQRPRLIQRIKAQIKSNELAHMVCFNETEAEKQLALALDIPVYGCDPALLYLGTKTGSRRIFKKLQLNLPAGIEDLHSENDIAAALVQLKKNNPNLRKAVLKMNDGFSGDGNAIFRYPDNLLNDPNPIANVQVNLSKQLSIVANGLDCANFLHKFNSMGGIVEEFIDGEHKESPSVQFRINPLGASEVISTHDQLLGGESGQVFLGATFPANPEYTYDIAAIGIKIADELQKQGVLGRFGIDFISVKEPTGWKHYAIEINLRKGGTTHPFLMLQFLTDGTFNWRDGVYVMPNGQTRYYFASDNVVDEKYKGLTSQDLIDIAHCNRIQYDGATQCGVTFHMIGALSQYGKLGLLCIGRSLEEAKGYFGKTLAVLDAESNADIN from the coding sequence ATGCAAAAGGAGACCCATTCGGATGCCCATTATCAATTGCTGCAGCAAAGGTTTGCCGCACACTATGAAGCGATATTTTTAGACGATTTGGCTGAAAAAACCATCGTAGTGATCCCGAGTTTGACCCTGGATCAGGAAATTCTGAGGGCACTCAGGGGTGTCCAGTACTATGAAGAAAGGTTGTTGTGTTTGTTGATGTTGTTGCGCATGCCCCGCACGCGGGTCGTTTTTGTAAGCAGTATGCCCATCGATCCCTGCATTATTGATTATTACCTGCACTTGTTGCCGGGAATCACTGGTTTTCACGCCCGGGAACGGCTCACGTTGTTGAGTTGCTACGACGCAAGCAAAATATCTCTTACCGAAAAAATCTTGCAGAGGCCTCGCCTGATTCAGCGCATCAAGGCACAAATCAAAAGCAATGAGCTGGCCCATATGGTCTGTTTTAATGAAACCGAGGCCGAAAAACAACTGGCCTTGGCGCTAGATATCCCCGTTTATGGCTGTGATCCAGCCCTCTTGTATTTGGGTACAAAAACGGGAAGTCGGCGTATTTTTAAAAAATTACAACTGAATTTGCCCGCAGGCATTGAAGACTTGCATTCTGAAAACGACATTGCTGCGGCGCTGGTACAGCTCAAAAAAAACAACCCCAACCTGCGCAAAGCGGTACTCAAAATGAACGATGGGTTTTCAGGGGATGGCAACGCCATTTTTCGCTATCCTGACAACCTGCTGAACGACCCCAATCCCATCGCAAACGTCCAGGTCAATCTTTCAAAGCAATTGAGCATCGTAGCCAATGGTCTCGATTGTGCCAATTTCCTGCACAAATTCAACAGCATGGGGGGAATTGTGGAGGAGTTTATTGATGGGGAACACAAGGAGTCTCCATCAGTACAGTTTCGCATCAATCCACTGGGGGCAAGTGAAGTCATTTCTACCCATGATCAGTTGTTGGGCGGAGAAAGTGGACAGGTCTTTTTGGGGGCTACTTTTCCCGCAAATCCAGAATACACCTACGATATCGCTGCCATTGGAATAAAGATAGCCGACGAATTGCAAAAGCAGGGTGTCTTGGGACGCTTCGGCATTGATTTTATTTCGGTGAAAGAACCCACCGGATGGAAGCACTACGCCATTGAAATCAACCTGCGTAAAGGTGGAACGACCCATCCTTTCCTGATGCTGCAATTTTTGACCGATGGGACTTTCAACTGGCGGGATGGGGTGTACGTCATGCCCAATGGGCAAACCCGTTATTATTTTGCTTCTGACAATGTCGTGGACGAAAAATACAAAGGCCTTACCTCCCAAGATTTGATCGATATCGCCCATTGCAACCGCATCCAGTACGATGGCGCGACCCAATGTGGGGTTACGTTCCACATGATTGGCGCGCTATCTCAATACGGCAAATTGGGCTTGCTGTGCATCGGACGTTCGCTAGAAGAGGCAAAGGGCTATTTTGGTAAAACACTAGCGGTGTTGGATGCGGAAAGCAACGCAGATATTAATTAA
- the rlmF gene encoding 23S rRNA (adenine(1618)-N(6))-methyltransferase RlmF — MPKKNEEDPKGKPKRNSSAYPKKKSSGGPPKRKSGSSPQGRSNERPAGRSGENSKKRPDHSKGDGSERPERKSSEYPKKRPDHSKGDAGERPERKSGDYPKKRPDYPKGDSNERPERKSGDYPKKRDYPKGDSSERPERPERKSGDYSKKRPDYPKGDSNERPERPERKSGDYPKKRPDYPKGDSSERPKRKSNDFSKGNAFDRPERDSSESPKRRSNERPKAKPKDRARVQSSMPHQGKPKVKPKEKDKDKDIPKFHPRNQHQERYDFKALVESCPELAPFVKMNMHNDESISFTNLEAVKMLNKALLKQYYGVENWDIPATYQVPATPVRADYIHHIAELLGAANDKNIPTGQQIKCLDIGVGASCVYPIIGRKEYEWSFVGSDIDPIAIESANKIIAANPFLQEGVECRLQANPKDIFQGIIQEGELFDLTICNPPFHVFEKVGEGKSKRKLSTLKVKKAVQASIKLGIENGELSCEGGEEAFIKEMIRESKQFAKSCYWFSTLVVKQSHLKSAYKTLEGMAATEIKIIPMGQGNKSSRVIAWSFLTKEEQKVWRDSRWNQQG, encoded by the coding sequence ATGCCGAAAAAAAACGAAGAGGATCCCAAGGGAAAACCAAAAAGAAATTCTAGCGCGTATCCTAAAAAGAAATCCAGCGGGGGTCCTCCTAAGCGAAAATCAGGCTCATCCCCCCAAGGGAGATCCAACGAACGTCCTGCCGGAAGATCAGGTGAAAACTCCAAAAAAAGACCCGATCACTCCAAAGGAGACGGTAGTGAGCGTCCCGAACGGAAATCGAGTGAATACCCCAAAAAAAGACCCGATCACTCCAAAGGAGATGCGGGTGAGCGTCCAGAACGGAAGTCAGGAGACTACCCCAAGAAGCGCCCGGATTACCCCAAGGGTGACTCCAACGAGCGCCCCGAGCGGAAATCCGGTGATTATCCCAAGAAGCGCGATTACCCGAAAGGCGACTCCAGTGAGCGCCCCGAGCGTCCAGAACGGAAGTCAGGAGACTACTCCAAGAAGCGCCCCGACTATCCAAAAGGTGATTCCAATGAGCGCCCCGAGCGCCCTGAGCGGAAATCCGGCGATTACCCCAAGAAGCGTCCCGATTACCCCAAAGGCGACTCCAGCGAGCGCCCCAAACGCAAATCGAACGATTTTTCAAAAGGGAACGCTTTTGATCGCCCGGAAAGAGACTCCAGCGAGAGCCCCAAGCGGAGATCGAATGAGCGTCCGAAAGCTAAACCCAAGGATCGCGCCCGGGTACAGTCCAGTATGCCGCACCAGGGCAAACCCAAAGTGAAGCCCAAGGAGAAGGATAAAGACAAGGACATCCCCAAGTTCCACCCACGCAACCAACACCAGGAGCGTTACGACTTCAAAGCACTGGTTGAAAGTTGCCCCGAACTGGCCCCTTTTGTGAAGATGAATATGCACAACGATGAGTCGATCAGCTTTACCAACCTCGAGGCGGTGAAAATGTTGAACAAGGCTTTGTTGAAGCAATACTACGGCGTTGAAAATTGGGACATTCCGGCTACGTATCAGGTTCCGGCTACCCCCGTGCGGGCGGATTACATCCACCACATTGCTGAACTTTTGGGCGCAGCGAACGATAAAAACATCCCTACTGGCCAGCAAATCAAATGTTTGGACATCGGCGTTGGGGCCAGCTGTGTTTATCCCATTATCGGAAGAAAAGAGTACGAATGGTCTTTTGTCGGGTCGGACATTGACCCGATTGCCATCGAATCGGCCAATAAAATTATTGCGGCCAATCCCTTTTTGCAAGAAGGAGTAGAATGCCGCTTACAAGCCAATCCCAAAGATATTTTCCAGGGGATCATCCAAGAGGGAGAGCTGTTTGACCTGACGATTTGTAATCCTCCTTTTCATGTTTTTGAAAAAGTAGGTGAAGGCAAATCCAAACGCAAACTGAGCACCCTGAAAGTCAAAAAAGCCGTACAAGCCAGCATCAAGCTGGGCATCGAAAACGGAGAGTTGAGCTGTGAAGGCGGAGAAGAAGCTTTTATTAAAGAGATGATTCGCGAAAGCAAACAATTTGCCAAGTCTTGTTACTGGTTCTCCACCCTGGTGGTCAAACAATCTCACCTCAAAAGTGCGTACAAAACCCTGGAGGGGATGGCCGCTACTGAGATCAAGATCATCCCAATGGGGCAGGGCAACAAGTCCAGTCGGGTGATTGCCTGGAGCTTTTTGACCAAAGAAGAGCAGAAAGTATGGCGGGATTCCCGTTGGAATCAACAAGGCTAA
- a CDS encoding DUF4260 domain-containing protein gives MKLTLKLEELGLLFLFSLVYFYYFQGTWGLYLGLFFVPDLSFALFLISPKVGAIAYNVFHHKGVMAMLMLLGYFLQNDVLIKVGLIFMAHSCFDRVAGYGLKYLDSFDHTHLGWVGKSKHKNE, from the coding sequence ATGAAACTCACTTTAAAACTGGAAGAACTTGGACTTTTGTTCCTCTTTTCGCTGGTCTATTTCTACTATTTCCAGGGAACCTGGGGTTTATACCTGGGGCTATTTTTTGTGCCCGACCTTTCCTTCGCCCTGTTTTTAATCAGCCCCAAAGTTGGCGCCATTGCCTACAATGTTTTTCACCATAAAGGAGTGATGGCGATGCTGATGTTGCTGGGGTATTTCCTGCAAAATGATGTGCTCATCAAAGTAGGTTTGATTTTTATGGCCCACAGTTGTTTTGACCGGGTAGCGGGCTATGGCTTGAAATATTTGGACAGTTTTGACCATACCCATTTGGGTTGGGTGGGCAAAAGCAAGCATAAGAATGAATAA